Below is a window of Halogeometricum rufum DNA.
CGCGGCTCATATCGGGATGTTCCCGTGTTTCTTGTCGGGCAGCGACTTGCGCTTCGACCGGAGCATCTCCAGGTCCTCGACGAGTCGCGCCCGCGTCTCCGTCGGTTCGAGGACGTCGTCCACGAACCCGCGGTCCGCCGCCGTGTACGGGTTGGCGAACTCCTCGCGGTACTCCTCGATGAGTTCGTCCCGGCGCGCCTCGGGGTCCTCGGCGGCGTCCAACTCGTCGCTGTAGAGGATGTTCACCGCGCCCTGCGGGCCCATCACCGCGATTTCGGCCGTCGGCCACGCGTAGTTCACGTCCGCGCCGAGGTGCTTCGACGCCATCACGTCGTACGCGCCGCCGTAGGCCTTCCGCGTGATGACCGTCAGGAGGGGCACCGTCGCCTCCGAGTAGGCGTACAGCAGTTTCGCGCCGTGGCGGATGATGCCCTCGTGTTCCTGGTCGGTGCCCGGCAGGAACCCCGGCACGTCCACGAACGTCACGATGGGGACGTTGAACGCGTCGCAGAAGCGGACGAAGCGGGCCGCCTTCTCCGAGGCTTCGATGTCGAGGGTGCCGGCGTTGACGCGCGGTTGGTTGGCGACGACGCCGACGGAGTGGCCGTCGAGGCGGCCGAACCCGACGACGATGTTCTTCGCGAAGTCCTCGTGGACGCCGAAGAACGACCCCTCGTCGAGGACGCCGTCGATGACGTCGTGGGCGTCGTACGGCTTCCGGGGTTCGTCCGGAACGACGGTTTCCAGCGACTCGTCGGCGCGTTCGGGGTCGTCCCACGGTTCGACGCGCGGCGGGTCCTCGACGTTGTTCGGCGGGAGGTACGACAGCAGCAGTCGAATCTGGTCGAGGGCCTCCTCCTCGGAGTCGCACGCGAAGTGCGCCACGCCGGAGGTGGAGGCGTGCGTCTGCGCCCCGCCGAGTTCCTCGAACGTCACCTCCTCGCCGGTGACCGTCTTGATGACGTCCGGGCCGGTGATGAACATGTGGCTCGTGTCCTTCACCATGAACGTGAAGTCCGTGATGGCGGGGGAGTAGACGGCCCCGCCGGCGCACGGCCCCATGATGGCGGAAATCTGCGGGACGACGCCCGAGGCTTCGGTGTTCCGGCGGAATATCTCGCCGAACCCGCCGAGCGACTGGACGCCCTCTTGGATGCGGGCGCCCGCGGAGTCGTTCAGGCCCACGATGGGCGCGCCGACTTCGACGGCTTTGTCCATCACCTTCGACACCTTCTCGGCGAACACCTCGCCCAGCGACCCGCCGAAGACGGTGAAGTCGTGGGCGAAGACGAACGTCTTGCGGCCGTCGACTTCGCCGTAGCCGGTGACGACGCCGTCGCCCGGCAACTGCTTCTCCTCCATCCCGAACTTGTGGTTCCGGTGGGTCCGGAACTGGTCGAACTCGTTGAACGTCCCGTCGTCGAGGAAGTAGTCGATGC
It encodes the following:
- a CDS encoding acyl-CoA carboxylase subunit beta translates to MEDRIEELREKRERALKGGGEERIESQHEKGKMTARERIDYFLDDGTFNEFDQFRTHRNHKFGMEEKQLPGDGVVTGYGEVDGRKTFVFAHDFTVFGGSLGEVFAEKVSKVMDKAVEVGAPIVGLNDSAGARIQEGVQSLGGFGEIFRRNTEASGVVPQISAIMGPCAGGAVYSPAITDFTFMVKDTSHMFITGPDVIKTVTGEEVTFEELGGAQTHASTSGVAHFACDSEEEALDQIRLLLSYLPPNNVEDPPRVEPWDDPERADESLETVVPDEPRKPYDAHDVIDGVLDEGSFFGVHEDFAKNIVVGFGRLDGHSVGVVANQPRVNAGTLDIEASEKAARFVRFCDAFNVPIVTFVDVPGFLPGTDQEHEGIIRHGAKLLYAYSEATVPLLTVITRKAYGGAYDVMASKHLGADVNYAWPTAEIAVMGPQGAVNILYSDELDAAEDPEARRDELIEEYREEFANPYTAADRGFVDDVLEPTETRARLVEDLEMLRSKRKSLPDKKHGNIPI